agggagagaggtGGTGGACGCCATTTTGGGGAAAGGAGCAAGATTGCTGGTGTGGGGTTCTGTCcataccaggagctgctgctaggaAGCCAGGAGGTGCTGCTGAGAGCCTGCAGGGGCTTTGACTTAGACACATGccactgattattattattattagaatagGTTTATTCCTGGAGGTTCCCAAGGCATGCCATTGAGTGTGTACAGGGGCCAGTAGGTGGAGGCACTGCCAAATTTAAATTCCTTTAGGAGTAAAGGGACTGCAGCAAAGGGGTAGATAGAGGATTCCCACCTATCCAACATCACCACTGGGATACTCAGGATGTCCTTTAATGTCAACAACATCAGGCACATAGGTGAGTGTTGCCTGCTCCCGAGTCacccagggaggaaggggggggggttacatCAGTATTTGACTAGTGTTGGTGATAATTCTGCTAATTGAGATTGATGGCAGCTTCATTCTTCAAATGTATACTGTTTGCCTGAGAGCAGCAGGAAGGAAAATAGCATATTGTAAATTATGCAAACCCAATATACACATCTCAGTATTTGCATTCTGATACTGCATCGGTTTTATTACAAACAGCAGTACAAGAAACTAACTGACCCTTGTACTGATGCGAGAAAGCTTCCTGTAGTTAGCTAGTTAATGCTGTATATGCAAAGGAAAGCATGTCAATAATAAAATATGCATATGCATAGCTTCAAAGAGAGACTTTGATCCTGACTGGAATCTcagttacattggtataaatcaggagtaattttGTTGAAATCACTCGAGTCAGAATGCTGTAAGATGagtataagtgagatcagaatcaggtacACTTTGAGGAAGTTTTTGTGACTATTACCCACGATAATAACAGACTTTATggcaagtcagtggagctatgacaatttataccagctgtggATCCGCCCCTCTATCATGCATTTTTTTGTGATCACTTAGTGCATTTGTGGTTGTGATTTGGCTTTGATTTGATCTAGACTTCAGAGATTTAAAAGGGTGTAACAGAGAAGAAGCTTCCTGAAATTCCTTGGCTACAAAGTAATAACAAAGCGTATCCAAACAGCAGTTAGAATTTGCTACCCATGCAGCCACACGAATAAAAAGGCTTACATTGTTGCGTAAAGAGCAGGCAGCTTCAGCTGCGTCCATTGCATACCTAACAAGTAGCCCGACgttaaaaggtaaaaaacataTGATAAATACACTCAGGTTCATAGAAACAATCCAGAGAGCCTTGTGGATTGATGTTTCTTCCGGTGGACTCATGTTCTTCTTCATCTTCAGACACCGGATGACTTGAATAGAACAAAAACTCAGTATTACTAGTggtataaaaaaacccaaaatactTGACAACAGTGTAGTTTCTGCAGGGTCAGCAGAAGTTTTCCGAAAGCACATTTCTTCACTTTTCTTAGTAAATCGTGGGTTGAAGTATGCATAAATGATTATTATTATCCAAAGAAATCCGCAGCTAACAGCTGCCTTCAGTGGGGACCTGAAATTCTTTGCTTTCAGGGGGTACTTTATTGCAATGAATCGGTCGACGGCTATAAGGGTGATGATATAAATGCTTACGGGCATGTTTGTAAAATATATAGTCTGTATGACATTGCACAGTTTATCTATGGGATGTCTAGTCCTGTGAAAATGCACAATGAAAGGCAAGGTGAAGAGGAGAAAACAGTCTGCAACGACCAAGTTGATCATGTAAACTCTGGTTTCTGTCCATTTTTTCAGCTTGCAGCAGAATACCCAGAAGGCAATGATATTAAATATAACTCCAAAAAAGGTAATTGGGATGTAAATAATCAGTTGTAAAAGGTTAAGTTTTTCTTGCGCTGCTGTTGTGTCACTGAGATTGCTGCAGTTCATCCTAAGTA
This region of Chrysemys picta bellii isolate R12L10 chromosome 9, ASM1138683v2, whole genome shotgun sequence genomic DNA includes:
- the LOC101936672 gene encoding G-protein coupled receptor 35-like, with translation MNCSNLSDTTAAQEKLNLLQLIIYIPITFFGVIFNIIAFWVFCCKLKKWTETRVYMINLVVADCFLLFTLPFIVHFHRTRHPIDKLCNVIQTIYFTNMPVSIYIITLIAVDRFIAIKYPLKAKNFRSPLKAAVSCGFLWIIIIIYAYFNPRFTKKSEEMCFRKTSADPAETTLLSSILGFFIPLVILSFCSIQVIRCLKMKKNMSPPEETSIHKALWIVSMNLSVFIICFLPFNVGLLVRYAMDAAEAACSLRNNVSLFIRVAAWVANSNCCLDTLCYYFVAKEFQEASSLLHPFKSLKSRSNQSQITTTNALSDHKKMHDRGADPQLV